In Vicugna pacos chromosome 10, VicPac4, whole genome shotgun sequence, the following proteins share a genomic window:
- the LOC102529933 gene encoding olfactory receptor 52A5 produces the protein MLIFNGSVFMPSVLTLVGIPGLESVQCWIGIPFCAMYLIAVIGNSLILVIIKYENSLHSPMYIFLAMLGATDIALSTCILPKMLGIFWFHVPEISFEACLLQMWFIHSFQAIESGVLLAMALDRYVAICNPLRHATVFSRQLLAHIGVGVILRAAILTVPSIVLIKCHLKHYRTTIISHSYCEHMALVKLATEDVQINKIYGLFVAFTILGFDIIFITLSYVQIFITVFQLPQKEARIKAFNTCIAHICVFLQFYLLAFFSFFTHRFGSHIPPYVHILLSNLYLLVPPFLNPIVYGVKTKQIRDHVLKMFLSKRHLDH, from the coding sequence ATGCTCATATTCAATGGCTCTGTCTTCATGCCTTCTGTACTAACGCTCGTCGGGATTCCTGGACTGGAGTCAGTGCAGTGTTGGATCGGGATTCCATTCTGTGCCATGTACCTTATTGCTGTAATTGGGAATTCCCTAATTTTAGTTATAATCAAATATGAAAACAGCCTCCATAGTCCTATGTACATTTTTTTGGCCATGTTGGGGGCCACAGACATTGCACTTAGTACCTGCATTCTCCCCAAAATGTTAGGCATCTTCTGGTTTCATGTGCCAGAGATTTCTTTTGAAGCCTGTCTTCTCCAAATGTGGTTTATTCACTCATTCCAGGCAATTGAATCAGGTGTCCTGCTGGCGATGGCTCTAGatcgctatgtggccatctgtaacCCCTTGAGACATGCTACTGTCTTCTCTCGACAACTCTTGGCTCACATTGGAGTTGGGGTGATACTCAGGGCTGCTATTCTTACAGTACCATCCATAGTGCTTATCAAATGTCATCTTAAACACTACCGAACTACCATCATCTCCCACTCCTATTGTGAGCACATGGCCCTTGTGAAGCTGGCTACTGAAGATGTCCAGATCAACAAGATATATGGTCTTTTTGTTGCCTTCACTATCTTAGGGTTTGACATAATTTTTATCACTTTGTCTTATGTTCAAATCTTTATCACTGTCTTTCAACTGCCCCAGAAGGAGGCACGAATCAAAGCCTTTAATACATGCATAGCCCACATCTGTGTCTTCCTACAGTTCtatctccttgccttcttctctttcttcacaCATAGGTTTGGTTCTCACATTCCACCCTATGTTCATATCCTTTTATCTAACCTTTACCTGCTAGTCCCACCTTTTCTCAATCCTATTGTTTATGGAGTGAAGACTAAACAAATTCGCGATCATGTCCTGAAAATGTTCCTCTCCAAAAGACATCTTGATCATTAG